The Lysobacter enzymogenes genome window below encodes:
- a CDS encoding OmpW/AlkL family protein: protein MIRFRHLTLAMLGALAFAPAAFAQDASTDSASGKRFAIVGGYALTQPTKNPQIAGTRANLDGDGAPTLSASYFINDNFAVELWGSADKFGHRINSSAGKLGSVDSQPVALSGQYHFRNADSIVRPFVGLGYYQANYSGEKLENGQRLGVDNAKGGIATAGVDLNINPTWFARADVRYMQGSKSDVKLNGLKVGEAELNPVTVGVGIGARF, encoded by the coding sequence ATGATCCGCTTCCGTCACTTGACCCTTGCCATGCTCGGCGCCCTGGCCTTCGCCCCGGCCGCCTTCGCTCAGGATGCGTCCACCGACAGCGCCAGCGGCAAGCGCTTCGCCATCGTCGGCGGCTACGCCCTGACCCAGCCGACCAAGAATCCGCAGATCGCCGGCACCCGCGCCAATCTGGACGGCGACGGCGCTCCGACCCTCAGCGCCAGCTACTTCATCAACGACAACTTCGCCGTCGAGTTGTGGGGTTCGGCCGACAAGTTCGGCCACCGCATCAACTCCAGCGCCGGCAAGCTCGGCAGCGTCGATTCGCAGCCCGTCGCGCTGAGCGGCCAGTACCACTTCCGCAACGCCGACAGCATCGTGCGTCCGTTCGTGGGCCTGGGCTACTACCAGGCCAACTACAGCGGCGAGAAGCTCGAGAACGGCCAGCGCCTGGGCGTGGACAACGCCAAGGGCGGCATCGCCACCGCCGGCGTCGACCTCAACATCAACCCGACCTGGTTCGCCCGCGCCGACGTGCGCTACATGCAGGGCAGCAAGTCGGACGTGAAGCTCAACGGCCTGAAGGTCGGCGAGGCCGAGCTGAACCCGGTCACCGTCGGCGTCGGCATCGGCGCGCGCTTCTGA
- a CDS encoding DUF2884 family protein, with translation MPSLTLFRLAAAIATLVACGAAGAEVRIDGRCEIDSPYQLTLNERSLILTRQDGEPKALVMRQGRLFVDDRWVELGAQDSQRLAEFERGTRAAMPETQAIAREAADIALVALGEVAAKLGNHPDRTQAKVAQARKQLDASLRDAIGPTRFSGKRLGDGIGKAVGEAVPLVIGDVGGAVSAALSGDVKRFEQLDNLDAQIEAAVQPRADALERRGERLCQRMLDLDALENALSYRFDGRALDLLKVELKPKDDTPGAGKR, from the coding sequence ATGCCGTCTCTCACGCTTTTCCGCCTAGCCGCGGCCATCGCCACCCTCGTCGCCTGCGGCGCCGCCGGCGCCGAGGTCAGGATCGACGGACGTTGCGAGATCGACAGCCCGTACCAGCTGACCCTCAACGAGCGCAGCCTGATCCTGACCCGCCAGGACGGCGAGCCCAAGGCCTTGGTGATGCGCCAGGGCCGCTTGTTCGTCGACGACCGCTGGGTCGAACTCGGCGCGCAGGACTCGCAGCGGCTGGCCGAATTCGAACGCGGCACCCGCGCGGCCATGCCCGAGACCCAGGCCATCGCCCGCGAGGCGGCCGACATCGCCCTGGTCGCGCTCGGCGAAGTCGCGGCCAAGCTCGGCAACCACCCCGACCGCACCCAGGCCAAGGTCGCGCAGGCGCGCAAGCAGCTCGACGCCAGCCTGCGCGACGCGATCGGCCCGACCCGCTTCAGCGGCAAGCGGCTCGGCGACGGCATCGGCAAGGCGGTCGGCGAAGCGGTGCCGCTGGTGATCGGCGACGTCGGCGGCGCGGTCAGCGCTGCGCTCAGCGGCGACGTCAAGCGCTTCGAACAACTCGACAACCTCGACGCCCAGATCGAAGCCGCGGTGCAGCCGCGCGCCGACGCGCTGGAACGCCGCGGCGAGCGCCTGTGCCAGCGCATGCTCGATCTCGACGCGCTGGAGAACGCACTGTCCTACCGCTTCGACGGGCGCGCGCTGGACCTGCTCAAGGTCGAGCTCAAGCCCAAGGACGACACGCCGGGCGCAGGCAAGCGCTGA
- the aceF gene encoding dihydrolipoyllysine-residue acetyltransferase, which translates to MADLKEARVPDIGDYDGVPVIELLVAVGDTVTQDQGLVTLESDKATMEVPAPFAGIVRELKVKIGDELAEGSVVALIEPTEGEEKQAPAPAPEAAKPAAPAKAEAPAPAKSEPAPAAKAEAPKPEAPAPLAGAAAGTDPEALPPRTPPVAFTAEELMPDKVPYASPAVRLFARELGVDLLRVSGSARGGRISKEDVQSFVKGVMQGGGGAPAAAGAAPALGGGLNLLPWPKVDFSKFGETETKPLTRIQKLSGANLARNWAMIPHVTQHDDADITDLEALRVALNKENEKAGIKLTMLAFLMKASVNALQKFPNFNASLDASGENLTLKKYFHIGFAADTPNGLVVPVVRDVDKKGVLQIARETGELAAKARDGKLGPADMSGGCFSISSLGGIGGTAFTPIVNAPEVAILGVSKSATKPVWDGKQFAPRLILPLSLSYDHRVIDGAAAARFTAYLAQLLADMRRSLL; encoded by the coding sequence ATGGCTGATCTGAAGGAAGCACGCGTCCCCGACATCGGCGACTACGACGGCGTGCCCGTCATCGAACTGTTGGTCGCGGTCGGCGACACGGTGACCCAGGACCAGGGCCTGGTCACGCTGGAGTCGGACAAGGCCACGATGGAAGTGCCCGCGCCGTTCGCCGGCATCGTGCGCGAGCTCAAGGTCAAGATCGGCGACGAACTGGCCGAAGGCAGCGTGGTGGCCTTGATCGAACCAACCGAAGGGGAAGAAAAGCAGGCGCCCGCGCCGGCCCCCGAAGCGGCCAAACCCGCCGCCCCCGCCAAGGCCGAAGCCCCGGCCCCCGCCAAGAGCGAACCGGCTCCGGCCGCGAAGGCCGAGGCGCCCAAGCCCGAAGCCCCGGCCCCGCTCGCCGGCGCCGCCGCCGGCACCGATCCCGAAGCGCTGCCGCCGCGGACCCCGCCGGTGGCCTTCACCGCCGAAGAACTGATGCCCGACAAGGTGCCCTACGCCAGTCCGGCGGTGCGCCTGTTCGCGCGCGAGCTCGGCGTCGACCTGCTGCGCGTCAGCGGCAGCGCGCGCGGCGGCCGGATCAGCAAGGAAGACGTGCAGTCCTTCGTCAAGGGCGTCATGCAGGGCGGCGGCGGCGCGCCGGCCGCGGCCGGCGCCGCGCCGGCGCTCGGCGGCGGCCTCAACCTGCTGCCGTGGCCGAAGGTCGACTTCAGCAAGTTCGGCGAAACCGAAACCAAGCCGCTGACCCGGATCCAGAAGCTCTCCGGCGCCAACCTCGCGCGCAACTGGGCGATGATCCCGCACGTCACCCAGCACGACGACGCCGACATCACCGACCTGGAAGCGCTGCGCGTCGCGCTCAACAAGGAAAACGAGAAGGCCGGCATCAAGCTGACCATGCTCGCGTTCCTGATGAAGGCTTCGGTCAACGCGCTGCAGAAGTTCCCGAACTTCAACGCTTCGCTCGACGCCAGCGGCGAGAACCTCACGCTGAAGAAGTACTTCCACATCGGCTTCGCCGCCGACACCCCGAACGGCCTGGTCGTGCCGGTGGTGCGCGACGTCGACAAGAAGGGCGTGCTGCAGATCGCCCGCGAAACCGGCGAACTCGCGGCCAAGGCGCGCGACGGCAAGCTCGGCCCGGCCGACATGAGCGGCGGCTGCTTCTCGATCAGCTCGCTCGGCGGCATCGGCGGCACCGCGTTCACTCCGATCGTCAACGCGCCGGAAGTCGCGATCCTGGGCGTGTCCAAGTCGGCGACCAAGCCGGTCTGGGACGGCAAGCAGTTCGCGCCGCGCCTGATCCTGCCGTTGTCGCTGTCCTACGACCACCGCGTCATCGACGGCGCGGCCGCGGCGCGTTTCACCGCGTATCTGGCGCAGTTGCTCGCCGATATGCGCCGCTCGCTGCTGTAA
- the atpE gene encoding F0F1 ATP synthase subunit C, protein MEFIANVQGLTAIAIGIMVGLGAIGACLGIALMGSKFLESAARQPELVPMLQGRMFLLAGLIDAAFIIALAVGLLFAFGNPLLGAVNAAAAAAPAAAAAH, encoded by the coding sequence ATGGAATTCATCGCCAATGTGCAGGGCCTGACCGCTATCGCGATCGGCATCATGGTCGGCCTCGGCGCGATCGGCGCTTGCCTCGGCATCGCGCTGATGGGCTCGAAGTTCCTTGAGTCGGCCGCCCGTCAGCCGGAACTGGTGCCGATGCTGCAGGGCCGTATGTTCCTGCTGGCCGGTCTGATCGACGCCGCGTTCATCATCGCGCTGGCCGTCGGCTTGCTGTTCGCGTTCGGCAACCCGCTGCTGGGCGCCGTGAACGCCGCCGCCGCTGCCGCGCCGGCCGCTGCCGCCGCGCACTAA
- the atpB gene encoding F0F1 ATP synthase subunit A: MSEQTGSGGLNEYIQHHLQQNTISLGSGAFHIDTWVVSLILGLIFITWFGFFARKATSGVPSKGQAFVELILEFIDGQVKDSFHGDRSSLTPLALTIFVWVVLMNGMDLLPLDLPGWVVKTTAGAEVAHHTYFRWVPTADLNTTLALSTTVFFLILYHSVKAKGGLGFGKELLTSPFHAHGTGAKIALAPANLGLNVIEYLVKPVSLAMRLFGNMYGGELVFMLIAGLLGGGLLMFVPGVIFNAAWALFHILIVLLQAFIFMILTVVYIAGAYESH; this comes from the coding sequence GTGAGTGAACAGACCGGTTCGGGCGGCCTGAACGAATACATCCAGCACCACCTCCAGCAGAACACCATCTCGCTGGGCAGTGGCGCTTTTCACATCGATACCTGGGTCGTTTCTCTGATCCTGGGCTTGATCTTCATTACCTGGTTCGGCTTCTTCGCGCGCAAGGCCACCTCCGGCGTGCCGTCGAAGGGCCAGGCCTTCGTCGAACTGATCCTGGAGTTCATCGACGGCCAGGTGAAGGACAGCTTCCACGGCGACCGCAGCTCGCTGACGCCGCTGGCGCTGACGATCTTCGTCTGGGTCGTGCTGATGAACGGCATGGACCTGCTGCCGCTCGACCTGCCGGGCTGGGTGGTCAAGACCACCGCCGGCGCCGAAGTCGCGCACCACACCTACTTCCGCTGGGTTCCCACCGCGGACCTGAACACGACGCTGGCGCTGTCGACCACCGTGTTCTTCCTGATCCTCTATCACTCGGTCAAGGCCAAGGGCGGCCTGGGCTTCGGCAAAGAACTGCTGACCTCGCCGTTCCACGCTCACGGCACCGGCGCCAAGATCGCGCTCGCTCCGGCCAACCTGGGCCTCAACGTCATCGAGTACCTGGTCAAGCCGGTCAGCCTGGCGATGCGACTGTTCGGCAACATGTACGGCGGCGAGCTGGTGTTCATGCTCATCGCCGGCCTGCTCGGCGGCGGTCTGCTGATGTTCGTGCCGGGCGTGATCTTCAACGCCGCCTGGGCGCTGTTCCACATCCTGATCGTGTTGTTGCAGGCCTTCATCTTCATGATCCTCACCGTCGTCTACATCGCCGGCGCGTACGAGAGTCATTGA
- a CDS encoding DUF2061 domain-containing protein — protein MEKTLSFAGVHFTVAFLVGYLMTGSVWVGGALALVEPACNTVAFHLHEKVWKRIERRRAAAAASRDDVHLAT, from the coding sequence ATGGAAAAGACCCTCAGCTTCGCCGGCGTCCACTTCACCGTCGCCTTCCTGGTCGGCTATCTGATGACCGGCAGCGTGTGGGTCGGCGGCGCGCTGGCCCTGGTCGAGCCGGCCTGCAACACGGTGGCGTTCCATCTGCACGAGAAGGTGTGGAAGCGCATCGAACGCCGCCGCGCCGCGGCCGCGGCGAGCCGCGACGACGTCCATCTGGCGACTTGA
- the atpA gene encoding F0F1 ATP synthase subunit alpha has translation MASTQLNPSEISELIKTRIEKVKLAAEARNEGTVTSVSDGIVRIHGLADVMQGEMIELPNNTFALALNLERDSVGAVVLGDYEHLREGDVAKTTARILEVPIGRELLGRVVNALGEPIDGKGPIGATMTAPVERVAPGVLWRKSVDQPVQTGYKSVDSMIPIGRGQRELIIGDRQTGKTAMAIDAIINQKGTGIKCIYVAIGQKASSIANVVRKLEENGALAHTIVVAATASESAAMQYISAYSGCTMGEFFLDRGEDALIVYDDLSKQAVAYRQISLLLRRPPGREAYPGDVFYLHSRLLERAARVNADYVEKFTNGEVKGKTGSLTALPIIETQAGDVSAFVPTNVISITDGQIFLETDLFNAGIRPAVNAGISVSRVGGSAQTKIIKKLSGGIRIALAQYRELAAFAQFASDLDEATRKQLERGQRVTELMKQKQYAPMSIALQALSIYAVDKGYMDDVPVAKIGAFEDALHGHFVNTQGALVEKINSTGGWDDEIEGAFKKGIEEFKQTGTW, from the coding sequence ATGGCAAGCACCCAGCTCAACCCGTCCGAAATCAGCGAACTGATCAAGACCCGCATCGAGAAGGTCAAGCTGGCCGCCGAAGCGCGCAACGAAGGCACCGTCACCTCGGTGTCCGACGGCATCGTGCGCATCCACGGCCTGGCCGACGTGATGCAGGGCGAAATGATCGAACTGCCGAACAACACCTTCGCCCTGGCGCTGAACCTGGAGCGCGACTCGGTCGGCGCCGTGGTCCTGGGCGATTACGAGCACCTGCGCGAAGGCGACGTGGCCAAGACCACCGCCCGCATCCTGGAAGTGCCGATCGGCCGCGAGCTGCTGGGCCGCGTGGTCAACGCGCTGGGCGAGCCGATCGACGGCAAGGGCCCGATCGGCGCGACCATGACCGCTCCGGTGGAGCGCGTCGCCCCGGGCGTGCTGTGGCGCAAGTCGGTCGACCAGCCGGTGCAGACCGGCTACAAGTCGGTCGACTCGATGATCCCGATCGGCCGCGGCCAGCGCGAGCTGATCATCGGCGACCGCCAGACCGGCAAGACCGCGATGGCGATCGACGCCATCATCAACCAGAAGGGCACCGGCATTAAGTGCATCTACGTCGCGATCGGCCAGAAGGCCTCCTCGATCGCCAACGTGGTGCGCAAGCTGGAGGAGAACGGCGCGCTGGCCCACACCATCGTGGTCGCCGCGACCGCGTCCGAATCGGCCGCGATGCAGTACATCAGCGCCTACTCGGGCTGCACCATGGGCGAGTTCTTCCTCGACCGCGGCGAAGACGCGCTGATCGTGTACGACGACCTGTCCAAGCAGGCCGTGGCCTACCGCCAGATCTCGCTGCTGCTGCGCCGTCCGCCGGGCCGCGAAGCCTACCCGGGCGACGTGTTCTACCTGCACAGCCGCCTGCTCGAGCGCGCCGCGCGCGTGAACGCCGACTACGTCGAGAAGTTCACCAACGGCGAAGTGAAGGGCAAGACCGGTTCGCTGACCGCGCTGCCGATCATCGAAACCCAGGCCGGCGACGTGTCCGCGTTCGTTCCGACCAACGTGATCTCGATCACCGACGGCCAGATCTTCCTGGAAACCGACCTGTTCAACGCCGGCATCCGTCCGGCGGTCAACGCCGGCATCTCGGTGTCGCGCGTCGGCGGCTCGGCCCAGACCAAGATCATCAAGAAGCTGTCCGGCGGCATCCGCATCGCCCTGGCCCAGTACCGCGAGCTGGCGGCGTTCGCCCAGTTCGCCTCGGACCTCGACGAAGCCACCCGCAAGCAGCTCGAGCGCGGCCAGCGCGTGACCGAGCTGATGAAGCAGAAGCAGTACGCGCCGATGTCGATCGCGCTGCAGGCGCTGTCGATCTACGCGGTGGACAAGGGCTACATGGACGACGTGCCGGTGGCCAAGATCGGCGCCTTCGAAGACGCGCTGCACGGACATTTCGTCAACACCCAGGGCGCCCTGGTCGAGAAGATCAATTCGACCGGCGGCTGGGACGACGAGATCGAAGGCGCCTTCAAGAAGGGCATCGAAGAGTTCAAGCAGACCGGGACCTGGTAA
- a CDS encoding F0F1 ATP synthase subunit delta, translating to MSQNLTLARPYARAAFALAREAGRAAEWSQALAFSARVAADPQAQSLLGHPRLTGADAVALVAIDGADESVQRFLTVLADNRRLALLPEIAGLFEELRADADRVVKAKVTSASDLPAAELESIKAALVKRFGRQVEIETSVDESLIGGAVIDAGEVVIDGSLKGKLARLQTALTG from the coding sequence ATGAGCCAGAACCTCACCCTCGCCCGTCCGTACGCCCGCGCCGCGTTTGCGCTGGCGCGCGAAGCCGGCCGCGCCGCCGAATGGTCGCAAGCGCTCGCCTTCTCGGCGCGCGTCGCCGCCGATCCGCAGGCGCAGTCGCTGCTCGGCCACCCGCGCCTGACCGGCGCCGATGCGGTCGCGCTGGTCGCGATCGACGGCGCGGACGAGTCCGTGCAGCGGTTCCTGACCGTGCTCGCGGACAACCGTCGCCTCGCCCTGCTGCCGGAAATCGCCGGCCTGTTCGAGGAACTGCGCGCCGACGCCGACCGCGTGGTCAAGGCCAAGGTCACCTCCGCCAGCGATCTGCCGGCGGCCGAACTCGAGTCGATCAAGGCCGCGCTGGTCAAGCGCTTCGGCCGCCAGGTCGAAATCGAAACCTCGGTCGACGAGTCGCTGATCGGCGGCGCGGTGATCGACGCCGGCGAAGTGGTTATCGACGGCTCGCTCAAGGGCAAGCTGGCGCGCCTGCAGACGGCGCTGACCGGTTGA
- the lpdA gene encoding dihydrolipoyl dehydrogenase, giving the protein MANSIEVKVPDIGDYDDVPVIELLVAVGDTVKKDQGLVTLESDKATMEVPSSADGVVKSISVKVGDKVSQGAVIAILEAEGAGEAAQPAAEAPKPAAAAAEPAKPAAAEAPKPAAAAPAPAAAAASGRKADIECRMLVLGSGPGGYTAAFRAADLGLDTVLVERYASLGGVCLNVGCIPSKALLHAAAVIDEAQHASDYGVSFGKPTIDLDALRKYKEKVVGQLTKGLAGMAKQRKVRTVTGTGRFVSPNELEVRGEAGTQLIRFEQCIIAAGSQAVKLGNFPWDDKRVMDSTDALELADVPKKLLVVGGGIIGLEMATVYRALGSEVTVVEFLDQLMPGADPDLVKPLADRLKKQGVSVHLKTKAAATEALKEGIKVGFESAEAGKTPALESGVYDRVLVAVGRAPNGAKIGADQAGVQVTERGFIPVDRQMRTNVPHIFAIGDLVGNPMLAHKATHEAKLAAEVAAGEKKEWVARVIPSVAYTDPEIAWVGVTEAEAKAKGLKVGVGKFPWAASGRAIGIGRTEGFTKLIFDEATHRIVGGGIVGVHAGDLISEVALAIEMGCEVADIGHTIHPHPTLSESVAMAAEVFDGTITDLYIPKKK; this is encoded by the coding sequence ATGGCCAACAGCATCGAAGTGAAGGTTCCCGACATCGGCGACTACGACGACGTACCGGTCATCGAGTTGCTGGTCGCGGTCGGCGACACGGTCAAGAAGGACCAGGGCCTGGTCACGCTCGAATCGGACAAGGCGACGATGGAAGTGCCGTCTTCGGCCGACGGCGTGGTCAAGTCGATCAGCGTCAAGGTCGGCGACAAGGTTTCGCAGGGCGCGGTGATCGCGATCCTGGAAGCCGAAGGCGCCGGCGAAGCCGCCCAGCCTGCGGCCGAAGCGCCCAAGCCTGCCGCTGCCGCCGCCGAGCCGGCCAAGCCGGCCGCGGCCGAAGCGCCGAAGCCTGCAGCCGCGGCCCCCGCGCCGGCCGCCGCCGCCGCGAGCGGCCGCAAGGCCGACATCGAATGCCGCATGCTCGTGCTCGGCTCCGGCCCCGGCGGCTACACCGCCGCGTTCCGCGCCGCCGACCTCGGCCTCGACACCGTGCTGGTCGAACGCTACGCCAGCCTCGGCGGCGTCTGCCTCAACGTCGGCTGCATCCCGTCCAAGGCGCTGCTGCACGCGGCCGCGGTCATCGACGAAGCGCAGCACGCCAGCGACTACGGCGTCAGCTTCGGCAAGCCGACGATCGACCTAGACGCGCTGCGCAAGTACAAGGAAAAGGTCGTCGGCCAGCTGACCAAGGGCCTGGCCGGCATGGCCAAGCAGCGCAAGGTGCGCACGGTGACCGGCACCGGCCGCTTCGTCTCGCCGAACGAACTGGAAGTGCGCGGCGAAGCCGGCACCCAGCTGATCCGCTTCGAGCAATGCATCATCGCCGCCGGCTCGCAAGCGGTGAAGCTCGGCAACTTCCCGTGGGACGACAAGCGCGTCATGGACTCGACCGACGCGCTCGAACTGGCCGACGTGCCGAAGAAATTGCTGGTCGTCGGCGGCGGCATCATCGGCCTGGAAATGGCCACCGTGTACCGCGCGCTCGGCAGCGAAGTCACCGTGGTCGAGTTCCTCGACCAGCTGATGCCGGGCGCCGATCCGGACCTGGTCAAGCCGCTCGCCGACCGCCTCAAGAAGCAGGGCGTGAGCGTGCACCTGAAGACCAAGGCCGCGGCCACCGAGGCCTTGAAGGAAGGCATCAAGGTCGGTTTCGAAAGCGCCGAGGCCGGCAAGACGCCGGCGCTGGAATCGGGCGTGTACGACCGCGTGCTGGTCGCGGTGGGCCGCGCGCCCAACGGCGCCAAGATCGGCGCCGACCAGGCCGGCGTGCAAGTGACCGAGCGCGGTTTCATCCCGGTCGACCGGCAGATGCGCACCAACGTGCCGCACATCTTCGCCATCGGCGATCTGGTCGGCAATCCGATGCTCGCGCACAAGGCCACCCACGAAGCCAAGCTCGCCGCCGAAGTGGCCGCGGGCGAGAAGAAGGAATGGGTCGCGCGGGTGATCCCGTCGGTGGCCTACACCGATCCGGAAATCGCCTGGGTCGGCGTGACCGAGGCCGAAGCCAAGGCCAAGGGCCTGAAGGTCGGCGTCGGCAAGTTCCCGTGGGCCGCCAGCGGCCGCGCGATCGGCATCGGCCGCACCGAGGGCTTCACCAAGCTGATCTTCGACGAAGCCACCCACCGCATCGTCGGCGGCGGCATCGTCGGCGTGCACGCCGGCGACCTGATTTCGGAAGTGGCGCTGGCGATCGAGATGGGCTGCGAGGTCGCCGACATCGGCCACACCATCCACCCGCATCCGACCCTGAGCGAGTCGGTTGCGATGGCCGCCGAAGTGTTCGACGGCACCATCACCGATCTGTACATCCCGAAGAAGAAGTAA
- the atpG gene encoding F0F1 ATP synthase subunit gamma, translating to MAGGREIKTKIKSVQNTRKVTRALEMVSASKIRKAQDRMKTSRPYARVIKQVIGHLAQANSDYQHPYMVERKDVKRVGYVIVSSDRGLAGGLNNNLFRKLLGEFRKWQEQGVEVDVVTIGQKASVFFRRIKVNMLASVTHLGDQPHVEQLIGVIKVVLDAYSAGSVDRVFVCYNDFVNTMTQRAAFDQLLPLPAPETQVAKHDWDYIYEPDAQTVLDHVLTRYIESLVYQAVLENVASEHAARMVAMKSASDNATKLIGTLNLVYNKARQAAITQEISEIVGGAAAV from the coding sequence ATGGCAGGCGGACGCGAAATCAAAACCAAGATCAAGAGCGTGCAGAACACCCGCAAGGTGACCCGCGCGCTGGAAATGGTCTCGGCTTCCAAGATCCGCAAGGCGCAGGATCGGATGAAGACCTCGCGCCCGTACGCGCGCGTGATCAAGCAGGTGATCGGACATCTGGCCCAGGCCAATTCCGACTACCAGCATCCGTACATGGTCGAGCGCAAGGACGTTAAGCGCGTCGGCTACGTGATCGTGTCGTCCGACCGCGGTCTGGCCGGCGGCCTCAACAACAACCTGTTCCGCAAGCTGCTCGGCGAGTTCCGCAAGTGGCAGGAGCAGGGCGTCGAGGTCGACGTGGTCACCATCGGCCAGAAGGCCTCAGTGTTCTTCCGCCGGATCAAGGTCAACATGCTCGCCTCGGTCACCCACCTGGGCGACCAGCCGCATGTGGAGCAGCTGATCGGCGTGATCAAGGTCGTGCTCGACGCGTACAGCGCCGGCTCGGTCGACCGCGTGTTCGTCTGCTACAACGACTTCGTCAACACCATGACCCAGCGCGCGGCGTTCGATCAGCTGCTGCCGCTGCCGGCGCCGGAAACCCAGGTCGCCAAGCACGACTGGGACTACATCTACGAACCCGATGCGCAGACCGTGCTCGATCACGTGCTGACCCGCTACATCGAGTCGCTGGTGTACCAGGCGGTGCTGGAGAACGTGGCGTCCGAGCATGCCGCGCGCATGGTCGCGATGAAGTCGGCGAGCGACAACGCGACCAAGCTGATCGGCACCCTGAACCTGGTCTACAACAAGGCCCGTCAGGCGGCGATCACCCAGGAAATCTCCGAAATCGTCGGCGGCGCCGCCGCGGTCTAA
- a CDS encoding F0F1 ATP synthase subunit B encodes MNINMTFFGQMITFAILIWFTMKFIWPPLNKAIEERQQKIAQGLANAEGAEVLIQQARAQADEIVREARVKANEVVEQAHSRANQIVDQAKTDAMVEATRLKALADAEIAAAADRAREDLRKQVSALAVTGAEKLLKREIDANAHKALLDELAAEI; translated from the coding sequence ATGAATATCAACATGACCTTCTTCGGCCAGATGATCACGTTCGCGATCCTCATCTGGTTCACGATGAAGTTCATTTGGCCGCCCCTGAACAAGGCGATCGAAGAACGGCAACAAAAGATTGCCCAGGGCCTGGCGAATGCCGAAGGCGCTGAGGTGCTCATCCAGCAGGCGCGCGCGCAGGCCGATGAGATCGTGCGCGAAGCCCGCGTCAAGGCCAACGAAGTGGTCGAGCAGGCGCATTCGCGCGCCAATCAGATCGTCGACCAGGCCAAGACCGACGCGATGGTGGAAGCCACGCGCCTGAAGGCGCTGGCCGATGCCGAAATCGCCGCCGCTGCCGACCGCGCCCGCGAGGATCTGCGCAAGCAGGTGTCCGCGCTGGCCGTGACCGGCGCCGAGAAGCTGCTCAAGCGCGAAATCGACGCCAACGCCCACAAGGCGCTGCTCGACGAGCTGGCCGCGGAAATCTGA